A DNA window from Brassica napus cultivar Da-Ae chromosome A4, Da-Ae, whole genome shotgun sequence contains the following coding sequences:
- the LOC106445046 gene encoding probable protein S-acyltransferase 14, with protein sequence MHRSGTAMAWNVFKFCTALRGVGSIMILLVLGVVGVTYYAVVLTNYGPALSQGGFDSFTALTILLLFHFLLAMLLWSYFSVVFTDPGSVPPNWRPSTDEERGESDPLNSLEFDNSNPRVRFCRKCNQPKPPRCHHCSVCGRCVLKMDHHCVWVVNCVGALNYKYFLLFLFYTFLETTLVTLVLMPHFIAFFSDEEIPGTPGTLATTFLAFVLNLAFALSVMGFLIMHISLVAGNTTTIEAYEKKTSGKWRYDLGRKKNFEQVFGMDKRYWFIPGYSEEDLRRMPELQGLEYPSKPDFDSQ encoded by the exons ATGCATAGATCTGGCACTGCAATGGCGTGGAACGTGTTCAAGTTCTGTACAGCCTTACGTGGTGTCGGATCAATCATGATCCTCTTAGTTCTCGGCGTTGTCGGTGTCACCTACTACGCCGTCGTTTTGACTAACTACGGACCAGCTCTGTCTCAAGGAGGGTTTGATTCCTTTACTGCTCTCACCATCCTTCTCCTCTTCCACTTCCTC CTGGCGATGCTTCTTTGGAGCTACTTCTCAGTTGTGTTTACTGATCCTGGTTCTGTCCCTCCTAATTGGAGACCAAGTACTGACGAAGAGAGAGGCGAATCTGATCCGTTGAACAGTCTAGAGTTTGATAACTCAAACCCAAGAGTTAGGTTCTGTAGAAAGTGCAACCAACCTAAACCTCCACGTTGCCATcactgttctgttt GTGGTAGGTGTGTGTTGAAGATGGATCACCATTGTGTTTGGGTTGTTAACTGTGTAGGTGCATTGAATTATAAGTACTTCCTTCTTTTcttg TTCTACACATTTTTAGAGACGACTCTTGTCACTTTGGTTCTTATGCCGCACTTCATAGCCTTCTTTAGTGATGAAGAGATACCTGGAACTCCGGGCACTCTTGCTACTACTTTTCTTGCATTTG TTTTGAACTTGGCATTTGCTTTGAGCGTGATGGGTTTCTTAATCATGCACATTTCTTTGGTAGCTGGCAATACCACTACTATAGAG GCATATGAGAAGAAAACGAGTGGAAAATGGCGGTATGACCTTGGTAGAAAGAAAAACTTTGAACAG GTATTTGGAATGGATAAGAGGTACTGGTTCATTCCAGGATACTCAGAAGAAGACCTGAGGAGAATGCCGGAGCTGCAGGGACTTGAATACCCTTCCAAGCCTGACTTTGATTCCCAGTAA
- the LOC106445045 gene encoding proteasome subunit beta type-1 produces MTKQHANWSPYDNNGGTCVAIAGSDYCVIAADTRMSTGYSILTRDYSKIHKLADKAVLSSSGFQADVKALQKVLTSRHLVYQHQHNKQMSCPAMAQLLSNTLYFKRFFPYYAFNVLGGLDENGKGCVFTYDAVGSYEKVGYSAQGSGSTLIMPFLDNQLKSPSPLLLPAQDAITPLSEPEAVDLVKTVFASATERDIYTGDKLEIMILKADGIKTEVMDLRKD; encoded by the exons ATGACGAAGCAGCACGCGAACTGGTCTCCTTACGATAACAATGGAGG AACATGTGTGGCCATCGCTGGATCGGATTACTGCGTTATCGCCGCCGATACTCGGATGTCTACCGGCTACAGCATTCTCACTCGCGATTACTCCAAAATCCATAAACT AGCAGACAAAGCTGTGCTCTCTTCCTCTGGCTTTCAAGCTGATGTGAAGGCACTTCAGAAAGTACTCACATCAAGGCACTTG GTTTATCAGCATCAGCATAACAAGCAGATGAGCTGTCCCGCTATGGCTCAGCTTCTCTCCAACACGCTCTACTTCAAGCGGTTTTTCCCTTACTATGCGTTTAATGTTCTCGGAGGGCTTGACGAGAATGGTAAAGGGTGTGTCTTCACGTATGACGCTGTTGGTTCGTATGAGAAGGTTGGATACAGTGCTCAAGGTTCTGGATCGACTCTGATTATGCCGTTTCTTGATAATCAGCTCAAGAGTCCGAGTCCTCTGCTGCTTCCTGCCCAG GATGCTATCACTCCCCTTTCTGAACCGGAAGCAGTTGACTTGGTGAAGACTGTTTTCGCTTCTGCCACTGAGAGAGATATCTACACT GGGGACAAGCTTGAGATCATGATTCTCAAGGCCGATGGCATCAAGACCGAAGTCATGGACTTAAGGAAAGACTAA
- the LOC106449084 gene encoding F-box protein At3g60790-like gives MKRHSSSLSSSSPDAKIRKLHHPIIDDDCISELPDDLLRMILSKLPTEEAVMTILLSSLWMDLWKWRPHFVLDMKRILDKTPTKLWYKVSDQLASSMDKTFRQHRGDLESCTITSRCNDVTLQNWIRRATRVKHTKDLTLNYIHGHKRRYRGTHMVDFLPEIFSHPSLTSLSLSGYTLERRRAFINCGNLKTLKLLNMFLFRVSTLRHVLAACSSLEVIVLEIFFVSGLGVLKIGNKNLKFLQVTFPDYVERIEVNAPCLDVLDIRDIKCESKNNFILTAPNIQFDRNYWVSRCVYRPHISYNVSELVQETKHTWYELLMSDFHGMPRHGTLSVSIDITNPKEVKILKELLLMWTTYKMIELEILFKTNNASREEEGDCFSDGIAHGKLWEDAAPFPNAEFRVYKVWMYNFDGSSKEEFAFASRIVMQKTVMMKMMIETSSYPPMKKLEVEAAVAKLMELPKGNEDLSIECF, from the exons ATGAAGAGACACTCATCATCATTGTCCTCATCATCACCTGATGCAAAAATCAGAAAGCTACATCATCCTATCATTGACGATGATTGTATCAGCGAACTCCCAGACGATCTGTTACGAATGATCCTTTCAAAATTGCCCACTGAAGAAGCTGTGATGACAATTCTTTTATCATCACTATGGATGGATTTGTGGAAATGGAGACCTCATTTCGTCTTGGATATGAAAAGGATCTTGGATAAAACCCCCACAAAACTTTGGTACAAAGTTTCCGATCAGTTGGCTAGTTCAATGGACAAG ACTTTCAGACAACACCGCGGCGACCTGGAGAGCTGCACCATCACATCCCGATGTAATGATGTTACACTTCAAAACTGGATCCGACGTGCGACTCGTGTGAAACACACTAAAGATCTCACGCTAAACTATATACATGGTCATAAGAGACGTTACAGAGGAACACATATGGTCGACTTTCTCCCAGAAATATTTTCGCATCCTAGCCTCACTTCACTGTCACTTAGTGGATACACTCTAGAAAGAAGACGTGCCTTCATTAACTGTGGGAATCTTAAGACCCTCAAGCTTTTGAACATGTTCCTCTTTCGGGTTAGTACCCTTAGACACGTTTTGGCAGCTTGCTCCTCCCTCGAGGTGATTGTGTTGGAAATCTTTTTCGTAAGCGGGCTTGGTGTGTTGAAGATTGGGAACAAAAATTTGAAGTTCTTGCAAGTGACTTTCCCTGACTATGTTGAGAGGATTGAAGTGAATGCACCCTGTCTAGATGTTCTAGACATCAGGGATATCAAATGTGAGAGCAAGAATAACTTCATCCTCACTGCTCCTAACATCCAGTTTGACAGAAACTATTGGGTTTCTAGGTGTGTTTATCGTCCTCACATTAGCTATAATGTATCAGAACTTGTTCAG GAGACAAAACACACTTGGTATGAGCTCCTGATGAGTGACTTTCATGGTATGCCAAGGCATGGAACTTTATCGGTGAGTATAGACATAACTAATCCTAAAGAAGTGAAGATATTGAAGGAACTTTTGCTTATGTGGACTACTTACAAAATGATAGAGCTTGAGATTTTGTTCAAG ACCAACAATGCTTctagagaagaagaaggtgacTGTTTTAGTGACGGCATAGCACATGGGAAGTTGTGGGAGGATGCAGCACCGTTCCCTAACGCAGAATTTCGCGTTTATAAAGTGTGGATGTATAACTTCGATGGTTCGAGTAAGGAGGAGTTTGCGTTTGCCTCACGTATTGTGATGCAAAAGActgtgatgatgaagatgatgatcgAGACCTCATCGTATCCACCAATGAAGAAGTTAGAGGTAGAAGCAGCTGTGGCAAAGCTAATGGAACTTCCTAAAGGTAACGAAGATCTTAGTATTGAGTGCTTCTGA